One stretch of Pomacea canaliculata isolate SZHN2017 linkage group LG1, ASM307304v1, whole genome shotgun sequence DNA includes these proteins:
- the LOC112568898 gene encoding uncharacterized protein LOC112568898, which yields MASRRQQRVSYYRQHSSGSDDGSPLMVTPPSSPSQECKGVSLLETPTRKNKRKLSEPRKRGGADFSVKRLCPDSPDGGSAMSESACSDDGGDNNDNNNHCGKDRHRRLSHDQDESSSRGGLSEREDTPVSGLASLPAPVLPHPFFPSVAAAATTCFVPGFYLTNGRGGFPPPAFAGLPLGLPPPPAAFSSGGAVEPRGAGGSHSLLKAQDLSSRPDSPDNLSGDSSGGGCSGGNGRKPRKNYKNMTRERRVEANARERTRVHTISAAFDALRRAVPSYSYNQKLSKLAILRIACTYIMALARLADVDCSSEPSVPLTFADCVDLCTRTIQTEGRARRRH from the coding sequence AtggcaagcagacgacaacaacgCGTTAGTTACTACCGCCAGCACAGCAGCGGCAGCGACGACGGCAGCCCTCTGATGGTCACCCCGCCTTCCTCGCCCTCCCAGGAGTGTAAAGGAGTGTCCCTTCTGGAGACTCCCACGCGGAAGAACAAGCGGAAGCTCAGCGAACCGCGGAAGAGAGGCGGCGCGGATTTCAGTGTCAAGCGTTTGTGTCCGGACTCCCCCGACGGGGGGAGCGCCATGTCCGAGAGCGCCTGCAGCGACGACGGCGgtgacaacaacgacaacaacaaccactgCGGCAAGGACCGCCATCGACGGCTGTCCCACGACCAGGATGAGTCGTCGTCTCGCGGCGGGTTGAGCGAGCGGGAGGATACACCTGTGTCGGGGTTAGCCTCCTTACCTGCCCCGGTCTTGCCGCACCCTTTTTTTCCCTCGGTCGCCGCTGCAGCAACCACCTGTTTCGTGCCCGGCTTCTACCTCACCAACGGGCGAGGGGGCTTTCCTCCGCCGGCTTTCGCTGGCCTACCTCTCGGCCTTCCACCTCCTCCTGCGGCGTTTTCTTCAGGCGGCGCCGTGGAGCCTCGGGGTGCTGGAGGATCGCATTCTCTGCTCAAAGCCCAGGATCTGTCCTCCCGACCGGACTCCCCAGATAACCTGTCCGGGGACAGTTCAGGGGGCGGCTGCAGTGGGGGTAACGGACGGAAGCCGCGGAAGAACTATAAGAACATGACGAGGGAGCGGCGGGTGGAGGCCAACGCCAGGGAGCGCACCCGGGTGCACACCATCAGCGCGGCGTTCGACGCCCTACGGAGGGCCGTGCCCTCCTACTCCTACAACCAAAAGCTGTCCAAGCTGGCCATCCTCCGCATCGCCTGCACCTACATCATGGCGCTGGCCCGCCTGGCCGACGTCGACTGCAGCTCCGAGCCGTCCGTGCCCCTGACCTTTGCGGATTGCGTTGACCTGTGCACGAGGACGATACAGACAGAGGGCAGGGCCCGGCGTCGTCACTGA